From Pieris rapae chromosome 3, ilPieRapa1.1, whole genome shotgun sequence, a single genomic window includes:
- the LOC110999317 gene encoding protein inturned, translating to MNNYKNRLPYESPCDSDNDWTESSEDSKCSDSESSVPEWDSDVAEDGELTYIKMKPGIEVSDDNQTALLDNCDTFKLRTDFKRSSTRRSTKGRIFRALKSKKARNKSINAAKKIDPEENNKIVLIQVSKSMIFTSDKNCQIQKLFGISLETHKDGKTLVVADFLPEAKTIYTPKVKLGYYLTKINGIDVNTYNINNILQRVNEDVENPRLMFQVVSEGHNIDIEKLLKSAPDNSVTHILKESLCSILYICCNDVEFQNNDDKGVLYCYPRPLNNNFLYNTRGAYVTLNHLAPKSLGTSEPLVSTLLHNSTLVNVAYKSHNGDLMLIAMPNAAIDVFCIKRIIQDIVRTLEFLYGSLKTCFTKPKNVEKLDGIFCRIFATLLFGDKKSGNFQEVIGAHAVSLPLEVKIQVDDAITELEAADYREWTDDVENFQRMYTVIGACLFYSGHLLCSHLQDNDLIEITSYLKLNGILQLSVQKDIEKLVLWREVFINEHRNQNKYSQEYRIPDGRWFLLIVGKGNFILATLMEAGGCTEDAIGVAPPSPFYVEECESCVELLFDVGLDRYLSAWFKSNTQPQLQLSPEKLTKQGRKKDISLKSDIIRSATLKLSKSQLDIKRRHNSSEQINTVDIQSAHSTSHHNLYSQWYSNKYRHSSVDVSYSEDSGSLKSTSEISDDRIMGRRADREQKSRRESSGSDSDWDKQDGSRSSNIDVSDIRKSLLSELDKVTVHRITAGEENVLFHYINIECERGILLAPVTSIDESGALYLYILDTFRTACKRIHELLQHGISFKKNQTRSVNKMLVGVKEHGLLFDVPHKVLIECGVKKYQEPYSFWVIGRVISEPEPRELYVCYHDSVPQDLTEIAYLLSYAG from the exons atgaataattataaaaataggttaCCATATGAAAGTCCCTGTGACTCTGATAATGATTGGACTGAATCTTCTGAAGACTCTAAATGTAGTGATTCTGAAAG TTCGGTACCAGAATGGGATTCAGATGTGGCCGAAGATGGAGAATTAACTTACATTAAAATGAAACCAGGAATTGAGGTATCAGATGACAATCAGACTGCCTTACTTGATAATTGCGACACTTTCAAATTAAGAACTGACTTCAAAAGATCATCAACTAGAAGATCCACCAAAG GTAGAATTTTCAGAgctttaaaatcaaaaaaagcaagaaataaaagtataaatgcTGCCAAAAAGATAGACCCtgaagaaaataacaaaatagtgTTAATACAA GTCAGTAAAAGTATGATTTTTACAAGCGATAAAAACTGtcagatacaaaaattatttggaataaGTCTAGAGACACACAAAGATGGCAAAACATTAGTTGTTGCCGACTTTCTACCGGAAGCTAAGACAATATATACACCAAAAGTAAAACTAGGTTATtatcttacaaaaataaatggaattgatgttaatacatataacattaataatattcttcaGCGGGTGAATGAAGACGTTGAGAATCCACGACTAATGTTCCAAGTAGTCTCAGAAGGGCATAACATTGATATTGAAAAGTTACTGAAAAGTGCACCAGATAATTCAGTTACTCATATTCTTAAAGAATCACTGTGTTCTATACTGTACATTTGTTGTAATGACGTGGAATTCCAGAATAATGATGACAAAGGCGTCCTATATTGTTATCCGAGACCgcttaataacaattttctttacaacACAAGAGGTGCCTATGTAACGCTCAACCATTTAGCCCCAAAATCACTCGGAACAAGTGAACCACTTGTATCAACACTTTTACATAACTCTACACTTGTTAATGTTGCATACAAGTCACACAATGGAGACTTAATGTTGATAGCAATGCCAAACGCCGCAATAGatgtgttttgtattaaacgAATTATACAAGATATAGTAAGAACACTAGAGTTTTTATATGGGtctttaaaaacatgttttaccAAACCAAAAAATGTGGAAAAGTTGGATGGGATATTTTGTCGTATTTTTGCGACTTTGTTGTTTGGTGATAAGAAAAGTGGGAATTTTCAAGAAGTAATTGGTGCTCATGCAGTATCCTTACCGTTGGAAGTGAAAATTCAGGTTGATGATGCTATTACTGAATTAGAGGCTGCTGATTATAGAGAATGG acagATGACGTAGAAAACTTTCAAAGAATGTATACTGTCATTGGCGCTTGTCTTTTCTATTCTGGGCATTTACTATGTTCACACTTACAAGACAAcgatttaatagaaattacgtcttatctaaaattaaatggcaTTCTACAATTGAGTGTTCAGAAAGATATCGAAAAGCTTGTTCTTTGGAGAGAGGTGTTTATTAATGAACAtagaaatcaaaataaatattctcaaGAGTATAg GATACCGGATGGAAGATGGTTTCTCCTAATTGTTGGGAAGGGGAACTTTATACTGGCAACACTAATGGAGGCTGGCGGTTGCACTGAAGAC GCAATAGGCGTAGCCCCACCGTCCCCTTTCTACGTAGAAGAATGCGAGAGCTGCGTGGAACTATTATTTGACGTTGGACTTGATAGATATTTATCTGCCTGGTTTAAATCCAACACTCAACCGCAGTTACAACTATCGCCAGAAAAATTAACGAAACAGGGAAGAAAGAAGGATATTT CATTAAAATCGGATATCATCCGATCAGCGACATTAAAGCTTTCAAAATCTCAACTCGATATAAAACGGAGGCACAATTCCTCAGAACAGATTAACACGGTCGACATACAAAGTGCCCATAGTACAAGCCATCATAATCTGTATTCACAATGGTATTCAAACAAATACCGGCATTCTAGTGTTGATGTCAGCTATTCCGAAGATTCTGGAAGTCTTAAGAGTACTAG TGAAATCAGCGACGATCGGATAATGGGGAGACGTGCGGATAGAGAACAAAAAAGTCGGAGAGAATCTTCAGGCTCAGATTCCGATTGGGATAAACAG GACGGCAGCAGATCAAGCAACATCGACGTCTCCGATATAAGAAAGTCTTTGCTCAGCGAATTGGATAAAGTTACTGTGCatag AATAACAGCGGGCgaagaaaatgtattatttcattatattaatatagaatgTGAGCGCGGGATTCTGTTGGCTCCAGTCACTTCTATCGATGAGAGTGGCGCcctctatttatatatacttgaCACGTTTCGTACGGCCTGTAAGAGGATACATGAACTGTTACAGCATGGCATCAG CTTTAAAAAGAACCAAACACGTTCAGTAAACAAGATGTTGGTCGGGGTCAAAGAACATGGCCTGTTATTCGATGTACCGCACAAAGTGTTGATTGAATGTGGAGTTAAAAAATACCAGGAACCTTACTCCTTTTGGGTAATTGG TCGGGTTATCAGCGAACCGGAGCCTCGAGAGTTATACGTTTGTTATCATGACTCCGTCCCACAGGATCTCACTGAGATCGCGTATTTGCTGTCTTATGCTGGATGA
- the LOC110999318 gene encoding uncharacterized protein LOC110999318 isoform X2 — MKNDDSENDDSSNFSFHLEKKGQSSYLNNINKLTSSTLDRYAMGKGMNQEKFYDCTSVPRVSHKEDFCHVKLDTIHKLKDSTKKLLHILEQINAKTRKKLRICDDTVDNDGVVQPKSLLGISASQLNVSDIVPNEALVRLELQTRIMKNITIDYEDDDCSVYKRLTRKCNCMNNINYNDLVIHFNENTKYTTNSFGEIVKNMRILKKFLYMGGEYTKNALMFLNEGLLESKVPEKIEIINGCTNADICGIFDEHSIVIVCISWPCKNEYFGDSSSQPVEKKNEAIQMPPKKNSKKTGKSMKGLGASPVKLLNLSRRKITDWEPAKNFNRSRKFSKVTDWEPSNKFNQSRKFSKDMRSSIIVVPIEK, encoded by the exons atGAAAAATGACGATAGTGAAAATGACGACTCTTCAAATTTCTCGTTCCATTTGGAAAAGAAGGGGCAGAgttcgtatttaaataatataaataagctaACCAGCTCGACGCTCGACCGTTATGCAATGGGAAAGGGGATGAATCAGGAAAAATTTTACGATTGCACTAGTGTTCCGAGAGTTTCTCATAAAGAAGACTTCTGTCATGTCAAACTG GACACGATTCACAAATTAAAAGACAGTACGAAGAAATTACTGCATATATTGGAACAAATAAATGCGAAAACTCGTAAAAAACTCCGGATTTGTGATGATACCGTTGACAATGATGGCGTTGTTCAACCTAAGTCTTTGTTAGga ATTTCGGCTTCACAATTAAATGTATCAGATATAGTTCCAAACGAAGCCTTGGTCCGGCTTGAATTACAGACTAggattatgaaaaatatcacTATAGAC tatgaaGATGATGACTGCTCCGTATACAAGAGGTTAACGagaaaatgtaattgtatgaataatataaactacaaTGACCTAGTGATTCATTTCAAtgagaatacaaaatatacgaCAAACAGTTTTGGCGagattgtaaaaaatatgagaATTTTGAAGAAGTTTTTATACATGGGCGGTGAATATACGAAGAATGCTCTTATGTTTCTTAATGAG GGTCTATTagaatcaaaggtcccggaaAAGATTGAAATAATCAACGGATGTACCAACGCAGACATATGCGGCATTTTCGACGAACATTCCATTGTTATTGTTTGCATATCGTGGCCTTGCAAAAATGAGTACTTTGGTGATTCAAGCAGTCAG CCAGTTGAAAAGAAAAACGAAGCTATTCAAATGCCTCCGAAAAAGAACTCCAAAAAGACCGGAAAAAGTATGAAAGGACTGGGCGCGTCCCCTGTGAAACTATTGAATTTGTCTAGACGGAAAA TTACAGATTGGGAACCTGCAAAGAACTTCAATCGATCAAGAAAATTCAGTAAAG TTACAGATTGGGAACCTTCTAATAAATTCAATCAATCAAGAAAATTCAGTAAAG ATATGAGATCTTCAATCATAGTGGTGccaatagaaaaataa
- the LOC110999319 gene encoding uncharacterized protein LOC110999319, translating to MSVSVQSPSVDSSENSSQLERIEDMAVLNVKKYVKDLLRSRIFLGRYLERRLVDQRIGYRDVVLISAAEAEIKRDMIEALQRLRSVYPLLHWIGITDSNAISVNVSPSLCLWTEIDNQPFGPFWFQVKNIKFRVDEILITLNCIRPITDSYLELEPILTGATKKPKKNVSQVKEVTSNLNESFSEIKETLKSALTIRNAKEFVTFIFAFVIAIFTGSTAFVNFLGNFILALLREISILIKNSTPMLLGFLDFLSKIVGGFYILLAMLFKSNAPHPQNKRSLTYHNRMDNSREFD from the coding sequence ATGAGTGTTTCAGTGCAAAGTCCGTCTGTAGATTCGTCTGAAAATTCGTCCCAGTTGGAAAGAATTGAAGATATGGCTgttttaaacgtaaaaaaatatgttaaagatTTACTGCGCTCTCGCATTTTCTTAGGCCGCTATCTTGAAAGAAGACTTGTAGATCAACGAATTGGCTATCGTGATGTTGTTCTTATAAGTGCCGCTGAAGCAGAAATCAAAAGGGATATGATTGAAGCTCTTCAAAGACTTCGTTCTGTGTATCCATTGTTACATTGGATTGGTATAACGGATTCAAACGCTATAAGTGTTAATGTATCACCTAGCCTTTGTTTGTGGACAGAAATAGATAATCAACCATTCGGCCCATTCTGgtttcaagtaaaaaatatcaagttcAGAGTTGATGAAAtactaataacattaaattgcATAAGACCTATCACAGACTCATATTTAGAATTAGAACCAATACTAACAGGAGCTACTAAAAAGCCTAAGAAGAATGTAAGCCAAGTTAAAGAAGTTacatcaaatttaaatgaaagttttagtgaaattaaagaaacattgAAAAGTGCATTAACAATAAGAAACGCCAAAGAGTTTGtcacttttatttttgcatttgtTATTGCCATATTCACAGGCAGTACAGCATTTGTTAATTTccttggtaattttattttagctttGTTGAGggaaatatctatattaattaaaaactctaCTCCTATGCTTTTAGGTTTTCTAGATTTTCTTAGTAAAATTGTTGGtgggttttatattttattagctatgctttttaaatcaaatgctCCTCATCCTCAGAATAAAAGAAGTTTGACTTACCACAATAGAATGGATAATAGTAGAGAATTTGACTAA
- the LOC110999318 gene encoding uncharacterized protein LOC110999318 isoform X1, with protein sequence MKNDDSENDDSSNFSFHLEKKGQSSYLNNINKLTSSTLDRYAMGKGMNQEKFYDCTSVPRVSHKEDFCHVKLDTIHKLKDSTKKLLHILEQINAKTRKKLRICDDTVDNDGVVQPKSLLGISASQLNVSDIVPNEALVRLELQTRIMKNITIDYEDDDCSVYKRLTRKCNCMNNINYNDLVIHFNENTKYTTNSFGEIVKNMRILKKFLYMGGEYTKNALMFLNEGLLESKVPEKIEIINGCTNADICGIFDEHSIVIVCISWPCKNEYFGDSSSQALTATFLHKLCEFEDGRRYLNFSSKITNDIKKVLRKRSSHLDVEIIETLHEVLNLLRPIFVKNPNVSYICKPANEGIGSRTIKDLVESRDHMTINEIFMHLDLLSNFSKIDFGKDELVLNLPALILLFKDLLMEYDNSEMNILIMNMLTNLMAKHIKQTEDEKDNKSNLNAINDVTTKPVEKKNEAIQMPPKKNSKKTGKSMKGLGASPVKLLNLSRRKITDWEPAKNFNRSRKFSKVTDWEPSNKFNQSRKFSKDMRSSIIVVPIEK encoded by the exons atGAAAAATGACGATAGTGAAAATGACGACTCTTCAAATTTCTCGTTCCATTTGGAAAAGAAGGGGCAGAgttcgtatttaaataatataaataagctaACCAGCTCGACGCTCGACCGTTATGCAATGGGAAAGGGGATGAATCAGGAAAAATTTTACGATTGCACTAGTGTTCCGAGAGTTTCTCATAAAGAAGACTTCTGTCATGTCAAACTG GACACGATTCACAAATTAAAAGACAGTACGAAGAAATTACTGCATATATTGGAACAAATAAATGCGAAAACTCGTAAAAAACTCCGGATTTGTGATGATACCGTTGACAATGATGGCGTTGTTCAACCTAAGTCTTTGTTAGga ATTTCGGCTTCACAATTAAATGTATCAGATATAGTTCCAAACGAAGCCTTGGTCCGGCTTGAATTACAGACTAggattatgaaaaatatcacTATAGAC tatgaaGATGATGACTGCTCCGTATACAAGAGGTTAACGagaaaatgtaattgtatgaataatataaactacaaTGACCTAGTGATTCATTTCAAtgagaatacaaaatatacgaCAAACAGTTTTGGCGagattgtaaaaaatatgagaATTTTGAAGAAGTTTTTATACATGGGCGGTGAATATACGAAGAATGCTCTTATGTTTCTTAATGAG GGTCTATTagaatcaaaggtcccggaaAAGATTGAAATAATCAACGGATGTACCAACGCAGACATATGCGGCATTTTCGACGAACATTCCATTGTTATTGTTTGCATATCGTGGCCTTGCAAAAATGAGTACTTTGGTGATTCAAGCAGTCAG GCATTAACAGCGACGTTCTTACATAAACTATGCGAGTTCGAAGATGGCAGACGGTACTTGAACTTTAGTTCAAAGATAACAAACgatataaaaaaggttttacgaAAGAGATCGTCTCATTTAGACGTTGAAATTATCGAAACACTCCACGAAGTACTGAATTTATTAAGGCCGATCTTTGTGAAGAATCCAAATGTTTCTTACATCTGCAAACCGGCCAATGAAG gtaTTGGCAGTAGAACGATAAAAGATTTGGTTGAATCCCGCGACCATATGACGATAAATGAGATTTTCATGCATTTAGACTTACTAAGCAATTTCAGTAAAATTGATTTTGGTAAAGATGAGTTGGTGTTGAATTTGCCAGCGTTGATACTGctctttaaagatttattaatggAATATGATAATAGCGAAATgaatatattgattatgaatATGTTAACAAATCTTATGGCGAAACATATCAAACAAACTGAAGATGAAAAGGATAATAAATCTAACTTAAACGCCATCAATGATGTCACAACTAAG CCAGTTGAAAAGAAAAACGAAGCTATTCAAATGCCTCCGAAAAAGAACTCCAAAAAGACCGGAAAAAGTATGAAAGGACTGGGCGCGTCCCCTGTGAAACTATTGAATTTGTCTAGACGGAAAA TTACAGATTGGGAACCTGCAAAGAACTTCAATCGATCAAGAAAATTCAGTAAAG TTACAGATTGGGAACCTTCTAATAAATTCAATCAATCAAGAAAATTCAGTAAAG ATATGAGATCTTCAATCATAGTGGTGccaatagaaaaataa